The Oceanispirochaeta sp. M1 genomic interval CTATGGAGAGGGGATCATAAATGCTGCCTCTGCTTTTATAGTCTTCATTTTCAAGGAGCTGCTGAAGAATTACGGCGGTGTTGCGGATTGCATTTACCAGCTCTTCATCCACAGGCTCTTTCTGCAGCATATATTCACGGATCATCTTGTCTATCCGGATCTTCAGATATTCCTCTTCTGAATGGCCTTCAAACAGGGCCCGGTGTGTATGTCCGGCCATAGCAACAATACCTTTTTTCCTGGCAAATTCAAAAATCCTCTGTTCCGCCTTCAGGGGTTTATCGCTCAGAAAATCTCTCTTGATATTATTGATATGAAGAGGGTGGGCCAGATAGCGGAGGAAAAATTGATTAATCCTGTGTTTCATGGGGGAATTGTAGAGAGAGGCCTGATGTCCGTGGAGTACAAGTATCTCCTCTTCTTCGTATTCCAGGATCACTGAAGGGAGAATTTCACTGTTTACTTCCAGTTCCGCAGCACTCCGTCCTGTTTTCCAGGCAAAGGAAGGGCCGCTGTCATGATTACCCTGAATCTTATAAAGACCCGGGCCATTTTTGAATTCAAGAAAAAGGATGTATAACTCTTCCCAGGCCTGACTTATGGTGTGAAGTCTCAATCTGTGCAGTTCTTCTATGTCACCGTTCAGGATCAGGGTATAACCCCGGGGGAGATACCACTCCCTCAATACAGTCATTACCAGCTGTGCATTCTTTTTAAATTCGTCACGGTGTCTGCCGCTTCCCAGATGGAAATCGCTCAGGACAATAATTTTGCTTTTCTTGTCTATCTCTATCCGTCTGGCACGGTCGTATGTCTTTTCCAGGTTCTCCTGTATGATATTTCCTACCAGCAGAGTTTCTGCCACATTTCTACCTCTTGGCTAGATGCCTTCTATATTATACAAGTTTAGTACATGGAGTCCTAAAATGAAATTTATTCCCGGTTTAGAGTCAGCGGAGACTTCCGGTTTTGGCTGTTATATCATATTTTCCGAAAATGAGCGAAGTATTGCTGTGAATCAGAGGGGAATTCCCTTTCTGGATTCATCTCCTGAGATTAATGACACAACTGATAAAGCAGCGGATAAGCTTTTTATAGGTACAGTGGATTGTAAAAACTGTACTGTACTGTCGTTCAAGGAAAAAATAGATCTTCCATCAGCCCTGGAATGGACCGAATTTATTACTGTCTTCAGAGCCATGGACGGGGAGAGACAGTTCCCTTTGAGCCAGGCAAAACAGCTTCTTGAATGGAGCAGGACACATCGTTTCTGCGGAGCCTGCGCTGCCCGGACAGTAAAGTCTGAAACAGAGAATGCATATCACTGTCCTGATTGTAAAGAAGCCTGGTATCCGGTAATAGCACCGGCTGTTATAACAAGAATTACCAGGGGAGATGAGATCCTTCTGGCTCATAATGTGAACTTTCCCGAAGGTCTCTATTCTCATGTAGCCGGATTTGTGGATCCAGGAGAAAACCTGGAACAGACAGTCCGCAGGGAAGTCATGGAGGAAGTGGGGCTTGAGGTGGAGAATCTACGCTTTTTTGATTCCCAGTCCTGGCCCATGCCGCACTCTCTGATGCTGGCATTCACGGCCGAATGTACCGATCCGGATGCCGTACCAATCCCTGACGGCAAAGAAATCGATGATGCTAAATGGTTTACCAGAGAGACTATGCCCGAGATTCCGTCAACCGGGAGTATTGCCGGCAGAATGCTGATGGATTATCGCGATAGGCACTGACCCTTTCTGAGGCTTTCCTAGAATCTGTAACCCGCCCTGAACAAGGGGGTAAACATATGGATATT includes:
- a CDS encoding metallophosphoesterase, producing MAETLLVGNIIQENLEKTYDRARRIEIDKKSKIIVLSDFHLGSGRHRDEFKKNAQLVMTVLREWYLPRGYTLILNGDIEELHRLRLHTISQAWEELYILFLEFKNGPGLYKIQGNHDSGPSFAWKTGRSAAELEVNSEILPSVILEYEEEEILVLHGHQASLYNSPMKHRINQFFLRYLAHPLHINNIKRDFLSDKPLKAEQRIFEFARKKGIVAMAGHTHRALFEGHSEEEYLKIRIDKMIREYMLQKEPVDEELVNAIRNTAVILQQLLENEDYKSRGSIYDPLSIACLFNSGTVIHRFGATCLEIDRGRIYLNAWFDKNNPQSRIFLYDPNYKPIKEATWIQKYTLKSDDLDYIFTRLNLLNDKK
- the nudC gene encoding NAD(+) diphosphatase; this encodes MKFIPGLESAETSGFGCYIIFSENERSIAVNQRGIPFLDSSPEINDTTDKAADKLFIGTVDCKNCTVLSFKEKIDLPSALEWTEFITVFRAMDGERQFPLSQAKQLLEWSRTHRFCGACAARTVKSETENAYHCPDCKEAWYPVIAPAVITRITRGDEILLAHNVNFPEGLYSHVAGFVDPGENLEQTVRREVMEEVGLEVENLRFFDSQSWPMPHSLMLAFTAECTDPDAVPIPDGKEIDDAKWFTRETMPEIPSTGSIAGRMLMDYRDRH